In the Nitrospirota bacterium genome, TACATCAGATAAAATCCACTCCTTTAAAATCAAGGGCTTACAGGTTGGCAGGTCGCTTGCAAAGAGCGAAATCGTTGACAGTGGGGAAAACTAATGGTATATTTGGCTTTGATGGGTGGAGGAACTTTTATTTTAATATTATTGCTTATTTTTATCCCAGGGGCATATTCTTATGCGGACATTTATAAGTATGTCGATGAAGATGGAGTAGTACATTTTACAAACACCCCTCCTGGCAAGAATTATAAAAAAGTAATGTCAGAAAGCCGGAAAAAAGTTGTCAGAGTAGCTAAGATTATAAAAAAGTAA is a window encoding:
- a CDS encoding DUF4124 domain-containing protein, coding for MVYLALMGGGTFILILLLIFIPGAYSYADIYKYVDEDGVVHFTNTPPGKNYKKVMSESRKKVVRVAKIIKK